A stretch of DNA from Halopiger xanaduensis SH-6:
TCAGTATCTGCCCCCGCACGATAAACGGCAGCGTCCAGCCGCTGTCGAACGCCAGCAGGTCGGGTTGCTCCTGGTTGGAGTTGAGCCACTGGGAGTACTGGTTTTGCATCTCGTCGGTGTTCTCCCCGCCGCTGATCATCTCGAGTTGGATGTCCTCGGAGAGGCCGGCGTCGTACAGCGCCTCTTGAATCGCGTCGCTGTTGTTCTGCCACTCGTTCGTGGCGGTCAACTGTAGTACCGACGCACCGTCGTCGCTGCCGCCGAAACAGCCTGCGAAACTCGCCGTCATTCCCGTCGCACCGGCGAGTTTCACGAACCGTCGTCGCCGAATCGAACTGCGCACAGTCCGCCCGGTCGGGCTGCTGTAGCTGTCAGGCATACACAGTATCGTCCTGCAGTAGATACATATATGTTTCCATTGAACATGATTTGCTATCCTCTCCGAATACTATCGTTCGTGCTACTGCCCCAGCTGCTACCCCTCTCACTCCACTGTTCTTCGGCCCGTCTCACGACGTCGGCTGCTGCTCGGGTTTCAGCCCGTGGACGAGCGCGTCGCCGGTCGCGGTATCGAACAGATGGATGCTCGATTGATCGAAGGTGACGTCGATCACTTCGTTTTCTTCGATTTCCGTATCGGGCGTGACGCTCATCAGCAGGTGGTCCCGCTCGAGGGGAGCGTCCTCGTTGTCGGCGCGGCCGTCGGTTTGCGGCACGAGGTAGACATACATTCGTTCGCCGATCGGCTCGATCACGTCGACCGATGCGCGGACCGACCCTGCCGTCCCCCCGTTGCGATGTGCGGATTCGGGATAGATGTCCTCCGGCCGAACGCCGAGCGTGACTCCATCTGCATCCGCATCCACATCTGCCTCCTCGAGGCCGACGCCGTCGACGGTGACCGTCTCCGACTCGAAGCGACGGTTCGCGACGCTCCCTTCGATGAAGTTCATCGACGGCGAGCCGATGAAGCCGGCGACGAACAGGTTCGCCGGTTCGTTGTAACACGTAAGCGGCGGGGCGATCTGCTGGAGCACGCCGCCGTTGATGATCGCGACGCGGTCGGACATCGTCATCGCCTCCTCCTGATCGTGGGTGACGTAGATCGCCGTCACGTCCAGCTTTCGTTGAATGCGCTGCAGTTCCGTCCGCATGTGGACCCGCAGTTTGGCGTCCAGATTCGCCAGCGGCTCGTCCATGAGGAACACCTCCGGATCGCGCACGATCGCGCGGCCGATCGCGACGCGCTGGCGCTGCCCGCCGGAGAGCTCGCTGGGCATCCGGTCGAGCATCCCCTCGAGTTGCAGCGTTTCGACGGCGTCGTCGACTCGGCGGTCGATGACCTCGTCGTCGGTGCCCCGGATCCGGAGCCCGTAGCTCATGTTGTCGAAGACGTCCATGTGGGGGAACAAGGCGATGTTCTGGAACACCATGGCGATATCTCGGTCCTTCGGCGGCAGCCCGGTCACGTCTTCGTCGTCGATATAGACGCTCCCCGACGACTGCGTCGTGAGGCCGCTGATCATCTCGAGCGTCGTCGACTTCCCACAGCCCGAGGGGCCGACCAGCGAGATGAACTCGCCGTCCTCGATCTCGAGGGTCATGTCGTCGACGGCCGTGACGTCGCCGTACCGCTTGCTCACGTTCTCCAAGCGAACCGAACCCATGCTCAGAATATCATAACTCAGCTACATAAATATTCGTACTGTCGAGGGTCGCTCCGCTCGAGCGTCGAGTATTCGGCTTTTCCCAGTGAGCACTCGCTGGCCCGGTCGACGAACCGTCGTTCGGCTAAAACCGCGATCTGACCGGACCGATTATTTATTTCTCACCTTCATATTTGAATTAAATAGGTATATTTTTAGCATCGATGGCGGATAGTGTAACCGGAGTATCCCATACCAATGGTTAGCAAGCAACGCAGACGCCTACTTGCGAGTATCGGCGCCGGAACGAGTTTGCCGCTCGTTACCGGAGCAACCACTGCCAGATCGGACGATGACGGGACCGCAGCGAGCGGGAACGAAACAGACGGCGAGACGGGGCCACCCTTTGACGAACAGGTTGCAGCCGTCCTCGAGCGACTGACCGTCGAAGAGAAGGTTTCGTTGCTCCACCAGTACCAGCCCCCGATCGATCGGGCGGGGCTCGACGCGTTCCGGACGGGGACGGAGGCGCTGCACGGCGTCGCCTGGCTCGGCGAGGCGACCGTCTTCCCGCAGGCGATCGGCCTCGGGAGCACGTGGGATCCGGACCTCGTTCGACGAATCGGCGACGCAGTAGGGGACGAGGTACGCGCGATGCACAACGCGACCGACGGCGGCGTCGGGCTCAACGTCTGGTCGCCGACGGTCGACCCGCTCCGGGATCCCCGCTGGGGCCGCAACGAGGAAGGGTACGCGGAAGATCCGCTGGTCACAAACGAGATCGCGACGGCGTACACGGACGGGTTGACCGGCGACCATCCGGACTATCTCAAGACGGCGCCGATACTCAAACACTACATCGGGTACAACAACGAGACCGAGCGGACGACGACCAACGCGGAGATGCCGCCCCGACTCCTGCGCGATTACTACCTTCCCTTCTTCCGCGACCCGATCGAGTCGGGTACCGCGGTCGGCGTCATGGCCTCGTACAACGTCGTCAACGGCCGGCCGATGACGGCCTCGCCGCTGCTGAGCGATCCGATCCGCGAGTGGGCGCCCGACCCGAACGCGATCATGAACGTCAGCGACGCCTGGGCGCCGTTGAACCTCACCGGCGCGCAGGAGTACTTCGACTCGGACGCGGAAGCGCGCGCCGCCGCGGTGCTGGCGGGACTCGACAGCTTCACCGAGTTCGACGCCGACAACTCGACGACGACCGACGCCTTGCTGGGCGCGCTCGAGGAAGGCCATCTCGAGGAGGATGACATCGATCGGGCCGCCGGCCACGTATTGACCGTCCGCTCGCTGCTCGGAACGTTCCTCGATCCCTCGGAGGATCCCTACGCCCACCTCACCGAGGAAGTCCTCGGCCACGAGGACCACCGCGAACTCGCCCGGGAGGCGGCGCGGAAGGGGACGGTCCTCCTCAAAAACGACGCCGACGGTGCGCTCCCGCTGTCCGAGGACGACACCGTGGCCGTCGTCGGTCCGCTCTCCGACCGGGTCTTCGAGGACTGGTACAGCGGCACGATGCCGTACCGGATCACCCTCCGCGAGGGAATGCGCGACCGGTTCGGGCCCGACCAGCTCCGGACCGACGTCGGCGCCGATCGGATCGCGCTCAGAGAGCAGTCCTCCGGCGACTACGTGTCGGCCAGCGTCGGCAAGGGCGGCGGCGGTCTCAGCCTCCAGCGCAACGACGCGCCCAGCGTCCAGTTGTTCGAGCGCATCCAGTGGACGGACGACCACTGGACGCTCCGGTCGACGGCGAACAATCGGTACGTGACCGTCGACGGCGACGAACTGGTCAACTCCTCGGAGGGGCCGGGCGGCTGGGAGGTCGTCGACGAGGCATTCGAGTTCGTCGACGTCGGCGGCTCGGTCGTCCTCCACCATCCCAGCAGCGGCAACTACGTGACCGTCGAGGACGGGATTCTGCAGGCTGCTGCCGAGGAACAGTCCGACGCCGCTCGGTTCGGCATCGAGGTCCGAACCGACGGGATCGAAGCCGCGATCGAGGCCGCCCGCGACGCCGACGCCGCCGTCGTCGCCGTCGGGACGCATCCCCTGATGGGCGGCCGCGAGACGCAGGATCGCGACCGCCTCGCCCTGCCCCACTCCCAGCGGGAACTCGTCGAGCGGGTCAGCGACGCCCAGTCGGATACCGCGGTCGTCCTGCAGAGCAGCTACCCGGTCCACCTCGAGGGCGTCGAGAACCGCGTCCCGTCGATGCTGTGGACCAGCCACGCCGGGCAAGAAACCGGACGCGCCTTGACCGACGTCCTGGTCGGCGACGTCTCCCCCGGCGGCTGCCTGACACAGACCTGGCCCCGGTCGGCCGACCGCCTGCCCGACATCACCGAGTACAACGTCGCCGAGACGGGAATGACATACCGGTACGGGCAGGACGACCCCCTCTACGCGTTCGGACACGGCCTCACCTACACCAGCTTCGAGTACGGCGACCTGCAGGTCTCCCCGAGCGCGCCGCTCCAAGCGGGCGAGACGGCGACGATCAGCGTCTCCGTGACCAACACCGGCTCGAGGGCCGCCGACGAGGTCGTCCAGTGTTACACCAGCCAGCGCCAGTCCCGAACGGACCAGCCCGAAAAAGAGTTGCGCGGCTTCGAGCGCGTCCACCTCGAGCCGGGCGAGCACACGACCGTCGAGTTCGAGATCGAATACGACGAGTTCTCGTTCTGGGACGTCACCCGCCAACAGCGGGTCGTCGAACGGGCGACCCACTCGGTGCTCGTCGGCTCGGCATCCGACGACATCCGGGTACAGGGATCGATCCGCGTCGACGGCGAGAAGATCCCGCCGCGGGACCTCTCCGAGACGACGCGGGCCGTCGACGCCGACGACTGGTCGTGGGACGAGATCGAACTGCTCGACCGCTCGCGCTACGAGGGAACGGTCGTCGGGATGACTGACGGCTCGTGGGTCGCCTTCCACGACGTCGATCTGCGGGACAAACCGACGGAAGCGACCGTCTCGGTCGCCAACGGCGGCGATAGTGCGGTGACGGTCGAACTCCGACGCGACTCGCCATCCGGTGCCGTACTCGGTCGGGCGGAAGCCCCGCCAACTGGCGGTGTATACGAGTACGAGGAATACACGCTGTCGCTCGAGCAAGCGACCGGCAATAATCGGGAACTCTACGTCGTCGTTCGCGGCGGCGACGCACGCGTCAACACGATCCGACTCGAGTGATCGGTCGACGCTCGACGGCCGCCCGATCGAGACCGCTCAGCCGGGTACGCCAGTGGCCGTCCGCTGCGAGGGGACGCTCTCGCCCCGCTCGTGTTCACCGAACCGACCGTCTTTTCGCGCGTACGTATTGGCAGAGTAACAGTAAAGGGATCGGAGCACGCCTGTACGCGCATGCAGTGTAAACTCCTGCGCTCGGAAGCCGACGGTCCGTGCATTCGGACCGCGGAGGGCATCCTCAAACTACAGGTCGTCGACGACGCGATCGTCAGGGTCGTCGTCGGAAGCGAACCGCTCACCGAGCCGGCGACCGACAGCCCGATGATCGTCGAGCAGTCCGGCGACGCCGACTGGTCGCTCGCCGAAACCGAGTCGACCATCTCCCTCGAGACCGCGGCGCTGCGGGTCGACCTCGAGAAAGACACCGGCGCGCTCACGTACCGGGACGCCGACGGCGACCGCCTCGTCCGGGAACCGAGCGACGGCGGCCGACGGCTGGATCCCGTCGACGTCGAGGCGATGGCCGGCGAGAACGCCGCCTCGCCGCACGACACGCTCGACCGCGAGGCCTACGCGACGACGCTCGAACTCGAGTTTTCCGACGACGAGGCGATCTACGGGCTCGGCCAGCACGACGATGGCATCGCAAACTACCGTGGACACGACCAGCACCTCTACCAGCACAACACGAAGGTTGCGATGCCGGTCTTCGTCTCGACGCAGGGGTACGGCCTCCTGTTCGACAGTTACTCGCTGTCGACGTTCCACGACGACCGCCACGGGACGTACTTCTGGTCGGAGTGCGTCGATGAACTCGATTTTTACGTCGTTTACGGGCCGGCGTTCGACGAGATCGTCTCCGGCTTCCGCCAGCTTACGGGGACGGCGGCGATGCTCCCGAAGTGGTCCTACGGTTACGTCCAGTCGAAAGAGCGCTACAAGAGCCAGGACGAACTGCTCGAGGTCGTCGACGAGTACCGCGACCGGGAGATCCCGATCGACTGCATCGTGCAGGACTGGCAGTACTGGCCCGACTCGACCGACGACGACCCCGACTTCGAAGAGTGGGGCGGTCCCGGGGGCGACTGGGGCCAGTGGGGACAGAAGTCCTTCGAGCCGGAGCGCTTCCCCGATCCCGACGCGCTGACCGAGAATCTCCACGAGCGCAACGTTCGGCTGATGATCTCCATCTGGCCGAACATGATCACCGGCGAGAACTACGAGGAGATGGCCGAAGCGGGCCACCTGCTCGACGATGGCGACCTCTCGGCGCCCGACAACGAGGTCAACTACTACGACGTCTTCGACGAGGACGCTCGCGAACTGTACTGGAAACAGGCCGACGAGGGACTGTTCTCACACGGCGTCGACGCCTGGTGGGCAGACTCGACGGAGCCGTACAACCCCGACTGGGGCCTCGAGCGCCCCCTCGAGCCCGCCCAGCGGCTCGCGTTGATCACGGGCGACTACAAGCAGGTCTTCGATCCGGCCTACATCAACGCGTACTCGCTGTATCAGGCGAAAGGGCTCTACGAAGGTCAGCGATCGACGACCGAAGACAAGCGCGTCCTCAACCTGACCCGCAGCGGCTATCCGGGCCAGCAGCGCTACGGCGCGATCACGTGGTCGGGCGACATCGAGGCGACCTGGGACCGACTCGAGAAACAGCTCGCCGACGGCCTGCAGTTCACCGCGACCGGGAATCCGAAGTGGACGCTCGACATCGGCGCGTTCTTCGTCGAAGACAATACCGACGAGGAGTTCTACGCCAACGGCGACTTCAACGACGGCTACGAGGACCTCGGCTACCGTGAGCTCTACACTCGCTGGTTCCAGTTCGGTACCTTCCTGCCGCTGTTCCGTTCGCACGGGACGAACACGCCCCGCGAGATGTGGCGCTTCGGCGAACCGGGCGACCGGTTCTACGAGACGCTCGTGAAATTCGACGAACTGCGCTACCGCTTACTTCCCTACATCTACTCGCTGGCGGGCTGGGAGACCCACCGCGACTACACGATGTTCCGCCACCTCGCCTTCGACTTCCGCGAGGACGAGCGCGTTCACGACATCGCCGATCAGTTCATGTTCGGTCCGTCGCTGCTGGTCTGTCCGGTCACCGAACCGATGTACTACGGCCCCGACTCGACGCCCCTTGAGGGTCGGGCGAAGGCCCGCGAGGTCTACCTCCCCGAGGGAACCGAGTGGTACGACTTCTGGACCGGCGAGCGCTACGAAGGCGGGCAGACGATCATCGCGGATGCGCCCCTCGAGAAGCTCCCGCTGTTCGTCCGCGCCGGCAGCGTTCTGCCGATGGGGCCGGTCGTCCAGCACACTGAGGAGCGGCCCGACGCACCGTGGCACGTGCGCGTCTATCCCGGTCACGACGGCTCGTTCGACGTCTACGAGGATGCCGGCGACGGCTACGACTACGAGGACGGCGCCTACGCCGTCACACCCCTCGAGTGGGACGACGGCGCGAGCGAGCTCGCGGTCCGCGAGCGGGAGGGATCGTTCCCCGAGCTGGTCGAAACCAGAGACCTGCACGTGGTTGTGGTCGACGGCGGCCAAGGCCGCGGGATCGGCGTCGACGAACACGAGCCGCAGGCGACGGTCACTTACGACGGGACCGAAACCAGCGTGACGATCGATCGGTAAATCGCTCGCGATCGTCGACAGCTTTCGGCACTAGCCTCGACTATCATCGTTGCGGCAGCGCTCGGCCGGAGTATCACGAACGACTGCAGTAGTCGATGATCAGGAGTACGTAATGTTAAGTTCGATCACGTTCGTCGCCTGCTCGAGCAGCGACGGAATCTCTTCTTCGAGGCGGTCGCCCTGTACCCGGGTCGTCGGTCCCGAGATCGAGAGCGCGCCGAGGACGCGACCGCTGTCGCTGCGAATCGGTGCCGCGGCGCAACAGAGCCCCTCGAGTCGCTCCTCTCTGTCGAAGGCGACCCCCTGCTTGCGGACTTGCTCGAGTCGGGCGTAGAGCGCCTCCCGGTCCGTGATCGTGTTCTCGGTAATCTTCGGCAGCCCGTGCTGGTCGATGATCTCCTCGACGCGCTCTTCTGGCATATGTGCGAGGATCGCCTTTCCGAGCGCCGTACAGTGGAGATAGACCCGCGTGCCGACGTGGGCGTCGACCTCGACGGCGTCGTCGCCGGCGACGCGGTAGACGTAGGTCCCCCGACCGTGCTCCTCGACGAGGAGGTTTACTAGCTCTCCCTCTTTCTCGGCGATCTTGTCCATTTCCGGCCGGGCGATATCGTACAGGTCCCGCCGACTGCGGGCGTAGGCGCCCAGTTCCAGAAACCGAATGCCGACGTGAAACGTCGTCCCCTCCTTGACCACGTACTCCTCCTCCTCGAGCGTACTGAGATAATTGTGGACGTTGCTCTTGGGGAGATCGAGGTGCTCGGCAAGTTCCGTCACCCCGGCGCCGTCGAGTTCCTTGAGCGCCTCGATGATTCGAAACGTCGTTTTTGTCGATTTGATCGGGTTGGCCGCTTTTGGGGACATACCATGGATATTGTTATCCATTATACAAAAACTTTGGTTTCACATTGTGAAACGATATATTATGGTCAGAACGGTCTACCGACTACCACGACTGACCGGCTCTATAACGGTATCGGCAGGTAAGAGGAGGATAACGCAGGTAGGTAATCTACGCCGTAGTGAGGCTCGAGCGTCCGGTCTCGAGGGTAGTTATATATGTCATCCCAACGTACGGTTCGTATGGTCGGACGGACGACGTACGACTACCGCGGGGAATCGGCGGTCGTCACCGGTTCGACGAGCGGTATCGGCCGCGGCATCGCAAAAGCGTTCGCCGAAGCCGACGCGAACGTCGTCGTCAACGCGCGGACTGCGGACGACGTCGAGGAGACCGCTGCGAAACTCGACGAGTTGGGCGAGGGACGCGTTATCGGCGTCTCGGCGGATCTCTCCAGTCCCGACACGATCGACCGGCTCGTCGACCGGTCGATCGACGCGTTCGGCGAGATCACCGTCCTCGTCAACAACGCCGCGGTCTGGCCCGAGGAGGAGTCGATGGTGACGGCCTCCCTCGAGGACTGGGAGGCGGCGATGAACGTCAACGTTCGCGCGCAGTTTTACGCCTCGCAACGCGTCGCACGGCACATGCTCGAACGTGATCTCGAGGGCGCGATCGTAAACGTGACGAGCCAGACGGGCGACCGGCGGACGGGCGGGCGCGGCCTGTACGGAACGTCGAAAACGGCGGTCAACGGGCTCACGTGGCGGATGGCACACGAGCTCGCGCAGGAGGGGATTCGAATGAACGCCGTCTCGACTGACGTCACCGAGTCCCGGCAGCTCCGGTACGAAGCCGAGCAGATCGCCGCGGCGAAGTCGGAGCGGACCGCCGAGGACGTGCTCGAGGAGTGGGGCGACGAACGGCCCCTGGGTCGACTCGGCCAGCCGCGAGACGTCGCCGACGCGGTCCTGTTCCTCTGTAGCGACGCCGCGTCGTACGTCGTCGGGACGATCGTCCGCGTCAGCGGCGGCGGGAACCTCCAGTAGCGGTCCGAATTCGCCGCATCCGTTTCGATCCAGCTCCTCGAGTTCACTTCCCCTACTCACTGGACCCCTCACCACGAGGTCACGCGAACGTCTCGCAGCGGCCGTGCCAGCGGAATCTCGACCTGCCCTCCCGAGTGATGTGAGAGGTAGAGCCCGATGATGATCTCGAGCGACCGCGTCGCCTCGACTCCTGTCGACCCGTTTTCGGCCCGGCCCTCGAGCACGTCGACGATGTGGGCGGCGGCGTTTGCGAACGCGCGCTCGTAATCGTCCTCCCAGGTCCACGACCCCTCGATACCCGGAAGCGACGCTTCGACGTGCTCGCCGTCCTCGAGGCGCCAGTAGCGCCACTCGCCGTCGTCGTTGTTCAGATAGAGTTTCCCCGCGTCGCCGATAAACTGCAGCGTCATCGAGGAACTGTCGCGGGGGATCGTACAGTCGACGGTGACGAAGGTGTCGTCGTCCATCACGACGAAGCCGCCGCCGCCGGCGTCGTCGACCTCCCGGGCGGCCTCGAGATCGTCGACGGCCTCGTTGTCGCCGTTCACGTACCCTGAGACGGTCCTCGCGCGGGCGTCGAGGAGGTAGACGAGCGTGTCGAGCAGGTGCGTCGAGTTCCGGAGTAGCTCCATGCGGAACTGCGCGGTTACCGACAGCGGCTCGCCGAGAATTCCGTCCTCCTGGACGAGGGTGCGAAGCTGCTGGAGCTTCTCCGTGAAGCGAAACGAGTGGTTCACGAGCAGTTCGGTGTCCGTCTCCTCGCAGACCGTAACCATCTCGCGGGCGTCGGTGACCGCTGAGGCGATCGGTTTCTCGCACCAGATGAGGTCGGGGTCGGCCGCCGACCGCGCCGCGTCTACGACGTGTCTGTGGTGGAGGTAGGAGGGCGTACAGACCGAAACGATATCGAGCGATTCCGCCTCGAGCATCGCCTCGTGGCCGACGTACCGCCGACCGGGAGGAATCTCCCAGGCGTCGCCGAACTGCCCGAGTTTCGACTCGTCGACGTCCGTGATGGCGACGAGTTCGATCTCGTCTTGGGCGTCGAAACCGCCGGCGTGACTGGCCGTGATCTTCTCGCGGCCGATCCGTTCCTCGTCGTGCATGCCGAGAATGCCCATGCCGGCGATGCCGCCCGTCCCGATGATGCCTGCCGTATAGGTCATCGGGGATCACTCGTAGACGTGCAACTGGCCGGTCTGGTTCTCCTCGATGTAGTCCCAGTCGTAGTCGACGCCGAGCCCGGGGCCGTCCGGAACGGTGACGTGACCGTTCTCGTCGACGGTATCCATCATGTCGGAGTACCCGCCCTCGTACACCGGCGGCTGCGTGTTCTGACACTCCGGGTGGACAAGCGCCATCTCGTAGTAGTTCGTGTTCCGCGTCGCCGCGATACAGTGGCGCTGGGCCGGCCCCGGCGCGTGGAACTCGACGTCCAGTCCGAACGATTCGGCCATGTGGACGACCTTCATCGCACCCGTGATTCCCGCGTCGTACTCGGGATCCGCGCGGACGAAGTCGGTGCCGCCGTTCGCCACGAAATCGGCGTGGGACTCGAGCCCCCGAACGTGCTCCGTCTGGAGGATCGGCGTCTCGAGTTGCTCCCGGAGCTTCCGGTGGCCGTGCTGGGAGATACCGCCGTCCCGGTAGGGATCCTCGTACCAGAGGAAGCCGTGTTCGTCGAGCGCGCGACCGACTTTGAGTGCATCGGCGAAGGTCTCGTACTCGCAGGCCGGATCGAACATGAGGTCCATTTCGTCGCCCACGCGCTCGCCGACCGCCTCGATCGACGCGATCTCGCGATCGAGGTCGCGACTCGCGTCGCTGCCGCCCCAGCCGTGAATCTTGTACCCCGGGAACCCGCGCTCGAGACACTCTTCGGCGAAGTCGGCGAACGCCTCGGGCGAGTCGAGGCCGCCGTTCTCGTCGCCGTGGTAGGTCGAAGCGTAGGCCGGGATCGACTCCCGGTAGGTCCCCAGCAGTTCGTGGATCGGCGCGTCGTAGTACTTCCCAGCGAAGTCCCACAGCGCAATGTCGACCGGTCCGATTCCCATCCGATCGTACTTTCGCAGGGCCCGTTTGATCTCGCTCCAGTGTTTCTCGCGCTCGAGCGGGTTCTTCCCGACGAGGTAGTCGGCGAACATGTTGATCTGGGCCGCGCCCGGCGAGTTCCCGCCGACGTACTCGCCGGCGATCCCCTCGTCGGTGTGGACCTTGATGCCGAACAGCTTCCGCCACGTCGTCTCGCCGGGCTCGTAGACGAGATTGAACCCGTGCTCGTCGGTCCCGATATCCTCGAGCGGGTACTCGAATTCCCGACTTTCGATCCGCGTGATC
This window harbors:
- a CDS encoding ABC transporter ATP-binding protein encodes the protein MGSVRLENVSKRYGDVTAVDDMTLEIEDGEFISLVGPSGCGKSTTLEMISGLTTQSSGSVYIDDEDVTGLPPKDRDIAMVFQNIALFPHMDVFDNMSYGLRIRGTDDEVIDRRVDDAVETLQLEGMLDRMPSELSGGQRQRVAIGRAIVRDPEVFLMDEPLANLDAKLRVHMRTELQRIQRKLDVTAIYVTHDQEEAMTMSDRVAIINGGVLQQIAPPLTCYNEPANLFVAGFIGSPSMNFIEGSVANRRFESETVTVDGVGLEEADVDADADGVTLGVRPEDIYPESAHRNGGTAGSVRASVDVIEPIGERMYVYLVPQTDGRADNEDAPLERDHLLMSVTPDTEIEENEVIDVTFDQSSIHLFDTATGDALVHGLKPEQQPTS
- a CDS encoding glycoside hydrolase family 3 protein, which encodes MPLVTGATTARSDDDGTAASGNETDGETGPPFDEQVAAVLERLTVEEKVSLLHQYQPPIDRAGLDAFRTGTEALHGVAWLGEATVFPQAIGLGSTWDPDLVRRIGDAVGDEVRAMHNATDGGVGLNVWSPTVDPLRDPRWGRNEEGYAEDPLVTNEIATAYTDGLTGDHPDYLKTAPILKHYIGYNNETERTTTNAEMPPRLLRDYYLPFFRDPIESGTAVGVMASYNVVNGRPMTASPLLSDPIREWAPDPNAIMNVSDAWAPLNLTGAQEYFDSDAEARAAAVLAGLDSFTEFDADNSTTTDALLGALEEGHLEEDDIDRAAGHVLTVRSLLGTFLDPSEDPYAHLTEEVLGHEDHRELAREAARKGTVLLKNDADGALPLSEDDTVAVVGPLSDRVFEDWYSGTMPYRITLREGMRDRFGPDQLRTDVGADRIALREQSSGDYVSASVGKGGGGLSLQRNDAPSVQLFERIQWTDDHWTLRSTANNRYVTVDGDELVNSSEGPGGWEVVDEAFEFVDVGGSVVLHHPSSGNYVTVEDGILQAAAEEQSDAARFGIEVRTDGIEAAIEAARDADAAVVAVGTHPLMGGRETQDRDRLALPHSQRELVERVSDAQSDTAVVLQSSYPVHLEGVENRVPSMLWTSHAGQETGRALTDVLVGDVSPGGCLTQTWPRSADRLPDITEYNVAETGMTYRYGQDDPLYAFGHGLTYTSFEYGDLQVSPSAPLQAGETATISVSVTNTGSRAADEVVQCYTSQRQSRTDQPEKELRGFERVHLEPGEHTTVEFEIEYDEFSFWDVTRQQRVVERATHSVLVGSASDDIRVQGSIRVDGEKIPPRDLSETTRAVDADDWSWDEIELLDRSRYEGTVVGMTDGSWVAFHDVDLRDKPTEATVSVANGGDSAVTVELRRDSPSGAVLGRAEAPPTGGVYEYEEYTLSLEQATGNNRELYVVVRGGDARVNTIRLE
- a CDS encoding glycoside hydrolase family 31 protein, producing MQCKLLRSEADGPCIRTAEGILKLQVVDDAIVRVVVGSEPLTEPATDSPMIVEQSGDADWSLAETESTISLETAALRVDLEKDTGALTYRDADGDRLVREPSDGGRRLDPVDVEAMAGENAASPHDTLDREAYATTLELEFSDDEAIYGLGQHDDGIANYRGHDQHLYQHNTKVAMPVFVSTQGYGLLFDSYSLSTFHDDRHGTYFWSECVDELDFYVVYGPAFDEIVSGFRQLTGTAAMLPKWSYGYVQSKERYKSQDELLEVVDEYRDREIPIDCIVQDWQYWPDSTDDDPDFEEWGGPGGDWGQWGQKSFEPERFPDPDALTENLHERNVRLMISIWPNMITGENYEEMAEAGHLLDDGDLSAPDNEVNYYDVFDEDARELYWKQADEGLFSHGVDAWWADSTEPYNPDWGLERPLEPAQRLALITGDYKQVFDPAYINAYSLYQAKGLYEGQRSTTEDKRVLNLTRSGYPGQQRYGAITWSGDIEATWDRLEKQLADGLQFTATGNPKWTLDIGAFFVEDNTDEEFYANGDFNDGYEDLGYRELYTRWFQFGTFLPLFRSHGTNTPREMWRFGEPGDRFYETLVKFDELRYRLLPYIYSLAGWETHRDYTMFRHLAFDFREDERVHDIADQFMFGPSLLVCPVTEPMYYGPDSTPLEGRAKAREVYLPEGTEWYDFWTGERYEGGQTIIADAPLEKLPLFVRAGSVLPMGPVVQHTEERPDAPWHVRVYPGHDGSFDVYEDAGDGYDYEDGAYAVTPLEWDDGASELAVREREGSFPELVETRDLHVVVVDGGQGRGIGVDEHEPQATVTYDGTETSVTIDR
- a CDS encoding IclR family transcriptional regulator; translation: MSPKAANPIKSTKTTFRIIEALKELDGAGVTELAEHLDLPKSNVHNYLSTLEEEEYVVKEGTTFHVGIRFLELGAYARSRRDLYDIARPEMDKIAEKEGELVNLLVEEHGRGTYVYRVAGDDAVEVDAHVGTRVYLHCTALGKAILAHMPEERVEEIIDQHGLPKITENTITDREALYARLEQVRKQGVAFDREERLEGLCCAAAPIRSDSGRVLGALSISGPTTRVQGDRLEEEIPSLLEQATNVIELNITYS
- a CDS encoding SDR family NAD(P)-dependent oxidoreductase codes for the protein MVGRTTYDYRGESAVVTGSTSGIGRGIAKAFAEADANVVVNARTADDVEETAAKLDELGEGRVIGVSADLSSPDTIDRLVDRSIDAFGEITVLVNNAAVWPEEESMVTASLEDWEAAMNVNVRAQFYASQRVARHMLERDLEGAIVNVTSQTGDRRTGGRGLYGTSKTAVNGLTWRMAHELAQEGIRMNAVSTDVTESRQLRYEAEQIAAAKSERTAEDVLEEWGDERPLGRLGQPRDVADAVLFLCSDAASYVVGTIVRVSGGGNLQ
- a CDS encoding Gfo/Idh/MocA family protein; its protein translation is MTYTAGIIGTGGIAGMGILGMHDEERIGREKITASHAGGFDAQDEIELVAITDVDESKLGQFGDAWEIPPGRRYVGHEAMLEAESLDIVSVCTPSYLHHRHVVDAARSAADPDLIWCEKPIASAVTDAREMVTVCEETDTELLVNHSFRFTEKLQQLRTLVQEDGILGEPLSVTAQFRMELLRNSTHLLDTLVYLLDARARTVSGYVNGDNEAVDDLEAAREVDDAGGGGFVVMDDDTFVTVDCTIPRDSSSMTLQFIGDAGKLYLNNDDGEWRYWRLEDGEHVEASLPGIEGSWTWEDDYERAFANAAAHIVDVLEGRAENGSTGVEATRSLEIIIGLYLSHHSGGQVEIPLARPLRDVRVTSW
- a CDS encoding mandelate racemase family protein is translated as MAPTITRIESREFEYPLEDIGTDEHGFNLVYEPGETTWRKLFGIKVHTDEGIAGEYVGGNSPGAAQINMFADYLVGKNPLEREKHWSEIKRALRKYDRMGIGPVDIALWDFAGKYYDAPIHELLGTYRESIPAYASTYHGDENGGLDSPEAFADFAEECLERGFPGYKIHGWGGSDASRDLDREIASIEAVGERVGDEMDLMFDPACEYETFADALKVGRALDEHGFLWYEDPYRDGGISQHGHRKLREQLETPILQTEHVRGLESHADFVANGGTDFVRADPEYDAGITGAMKVVHMAESFGLDVEFHAPGPAQRHCIAATRNTNYYEMALVHPECQNTQPPVYEGGYSDMMDTVDENGHVTVPDGPGLGVDYDWDYIEENQTGQLHVYE